GCAGCGGCACGTACTCGGGGCTCTCTTGGAGGGTGTTGTGACCCGTGCCGGCGACGACTCGGAGCGTCGCGAGGCCGGCGGGAAAGCGGGCGTAGAGCGCTTCCGTGCTCGTGCGGGGGACGACCTCGTCGTGCTCGGCCGCCACGAGGAGCGTGGGCGCGGTCACTTTTGGGGCATAGCGCCACGACTCGAACTTGTCTCGCATCAGCCAGCGGACGGGAAAGATTGCGTACTGGCGGGCCGCCAGCCCGACCAGGCTGTCGTAGGGCGTGACCAGGATCAGCCTCGACACGGGGCGCGAGCTGGCCAATCGGATCGCGACCCCGCTGCCCAAGCTGCGGCCGATCACCACGACGTTCGGATGCTCGGTGCGGACCCGGTCGAAGAGGGCGAGCCCGTCGGCGACCAGCCCAACTTCTGACGGCTTCCCCGAGCTGCCGCCGTAGCCCCGATAGTGCATCAAGTAGAGGGCGTGCTCCGGAAACGCTGCCGCGAGATCCGGCAGGCTGAAGTTGACGTCCTCCGCGTTGCCGCCGAAGTAGACCACGGCATCCGGCCCTCGCCTCGGCTTCGCCGTGACCCGCACCTCGGTGCCCTCGGAACGAAGCGTGATCGTCGAGGCGCCCGGCGCGGGCGAGGGCGGCCGGGGAAAGTAAATCAGGGAGCGCTGGCACGCGAACAGCAGGACGCAGCACGCGAGATACAGAAGGGCCGCGATGAGAACGAGCGTCAGCAAAATGCGCAACATTGGCTAAGGAGCCCAACCTCGGCGATCCGCGCCACCCGCAGGCGGGGGCCAGCCATGGCGAGCCGCACGATACAAAGCGTCGGGGGTTACGCACAAGCCCCGACGAACAGCCCGTCCTCCGGAGTTATACTTCTTTCATGTCCAAGGAAGCCGCTCGCGCTCGGGTCGTCACCGTAGATCTCCCGGAGGAGGCGTTCCAGCACCGGCCCTGGTCGGCGCAGGAGGTCTCCCAGGAGATGCGTCAGCTGTGGCTGCTCGAAGAGGTCCGTTCGCGCCGGCTCGGCTTCGGCAAGGCGGCCGAGCTCGCCGGGATACCCGTTGCGTCCTTCCTCCGCCTGATGGGCGAGCACCACATCGACGCATTCGACTACGACGACGCCGAGCTCGAGCGCGAGCTCAGCGGATAGTCGTGATCGTCGTTGCAGACGCCGGGCCTCTGATTCATCTCAGCCTGGTCCGCCTGCTGCGGCTCCTTCCGATTCTTTACGAGCAGATCCTCGTTCCTGACCTCGTCTACAACGAGGTCGTCCGGGAGGGGGACACTCTCCCAGGTAGCGCTGAGCTCCGCGGAGCGGATTGGATCGAGCTGGTCCCCCATGATCCCGGTGCGCCGCTGCTCCAACTCCTGCGTGCCCAGCTCGACCCAGGCGAGGCTGCTGCCATCTGGGTGGCGGTCGAACGAAAGGCCGCCCTGGTTCTATCGGACGACAGACCGGCTCGATTGGCAGCAGAGCAACTCGGATTGACCGTCAGAGGGACTCTCGGGATTCTCGTCGA
This genomic window from Solirubrobacterales bacterium contains:
- a CDS encoding DUF3368 domain-containing protein, translating into MIVVADAGPLIHLSLVRLLRLLPILYEQILVPDLVYNEVVREGDTLPGSAELRGADWIELVPHDPGAPLLQLLRAQLDPGEAAAIWVAVERKAALVLSDDRPARLAAEQLGLTVRGTLGILVEAKRRGEIREIASVVKELRDRGVWLSEWLVERILAEVGERDLGT
- a CDS encoding UPF0175 family protein, translating into MSKEAARARVVTVDLPEEAFQHRPWSAQEVSQEMRQLWLLEEVRSRRLGFGKAAELAGIPVASFLRLMGEHHIDAFDYDDAELERELSG
- a CDS encoding alpha/beta fold hydrolase, coding for MLRILLTLVLIAALLYLACCVLLFACQRSLIYFPRPPSPAPGASTITLRSEGTEVRVTAKPRRGPDAVVYFGGNAEDVNFSLPDLAAAFPEHALYLMHYRGYGGSSGKPSEVGLVADGLALFDRVRTEHPNVVVIGRSLGSGVAIRLASSRPVSRLILVTPYDSLVGLAARQYAIFPVRWLMRDKFESWRYAPKVTAPTLLVAAEHDEVVPRTSTEALYARFPAGLATLRVVAGTGHNTLQESPEYVPLLQGAP